One genomic region from Parerythrobacter aestuarii encodes:
- a CDS encoding (2Fe-2S) ferredoxin domain-containing protein, translating to MSSSRDLGKAGRALAKIGGETIERHIFLCGLSEKQKCCRREEGERAWKYLKRRLKELGLAGQGGVQRTKADCLQVCEAGPIAVVWPDRVWYHSCDEEALEAIIQQHLIGGKPVEQYRLHSIPG from the coding sequence GTGAGCTCCTCTCGCGATCTGGGAAAAGCCGGCCGTGCGCTCGCCAAGATCGGTGGCGAGACGATCGAACGGCACATCTTCCTGTGCGGCCTGTCGGAGAAGCAGAAATGCTGCCGCCGGGAAGAGGGTGAACGGGCGTGGAAGTACCTCAAGCGGCGACTCAAGGAGCTGGGTCTCGCCGGGCAAGGCGGGGTGCAGCGGACCAAGGCCGATTGCCTCCAGGTCTGCGAGGCAGGGCCGATCGCTGTCGTCTGGCCAGATCGGGTCTGGTACCACTCCTGTGACGAGGAAGCGCTGGAAGCGATTATCCAGCAACACCTGATCGGCGGAAAGCCGGTCGAGCAATACCGGCTGCACTCAATCCCCGGCTAA
- a CDS encoding S9 family peptidase, which yields MTKHLGTALALALATSLSAPLLAQDAVAPMTARDLVTMPRLGSPTVSSDGQFAVYSVTITDEETLKRSSKLYLRSLTDLESAPVELDLGGSVSSVVFGSDNFLYFLSDRPDEGSGDESGSTEVWRAALEANGNVTGPMQVTNIGTPIDGFALSPDGNNIALWASIARDCEAFGCDNDGTFHLPGPGDGRLYEGDDGFVRHWDDWETPGTYSRVFVFGLEDGKAVGDGEALDGPAEDKTSIVGDTPTKPFGGGEDIAWAPDGSAVYFVAREAGKSEPLSTNLDIYRADLNGGGPTNLTAGNAATDTSPVPSPDGKYLAYLAMERPTYEADKLTIMLRDLRSGTTRALTLDFDRSFGSLAWTPDSKWIVATAQDVLDTPAFRVDPKSGKVEKLDLMAGNEAHIGNVIPLAGGRLLFTRDSIGAPAELFLSSKWQQAKPLTQVASGKVGALASTVTTRFNFAGANGDTVWGQITKLENHDGPMPAILYIHGGPQGSFNDGWSSRWNPRVLASQGYAVISVDFHGSTGYGQAFTDAINKDWGGKPLEDLQKGLAAALELDAQIDGDRACAMGASYGGYMVNWIAGNWPERFKCIVQHDGLFDMRSFYYTTEELWFPRWDFGGSYEESKELYEKWNPVNHVDKWQTPMLVVTGEKDFRVPYTQGIASFTALQERGIPSQLLVFPGENHWVLGAKNSLQWHDTVFAWLERWLGESPEE from the coding sequence ATGACAAAACATCTCGGGACTGCGCTGGCATTGGCCCTCGCAACTTCGCTTTCCGCGCCGCTCCTGGCACAGGACGCAGTCGCGCCCATGACTGCACGCGACCTCGTTACCATGCCGCGGTTGGGCAGCCCCACCGTATCCAGCGACGGGCAATTCGCGGTTTACTCGGTGACAATTACCGACGAAGAAACGCTCAAAAGGAGCAGCAAGCTCTATCTTCGCAGTCTGACCGATCTCGAATCCGCACCGGTCGAGCTGGATCTGGGTGGTTCGGTTTCCTCGGTCGTGTTCGGGTCCGACAACTTCCTCTATTTCCTGTCCGATCGCCCCGACGAAGGTAGCGGCGACGAAAGCGGTTCGACCGAAGTCTGGCGCGCCGCGCTTGAAGCAAACGGAAACGTCACGGGCCCGATGCAAGTGACCAATATCGGCACCCCGATTGACGGTTTTGCACTCTCGCCCGATGGCAACAACATCGCGCTGTGGGCATCGATCGCACGCGATTGCGAAGCCTTTGGCTGTGACAACGATGGAACCTTCCACCTGCCCGGGCCCGGCGATGGCCGACTCTACGAGGGCGATGACGGTTTCGTGCGCCACTGGGATGATTGGGAAACGCCTGGCACCTACAGCCGCGTCTTTGTCTTCGGCCTCGAAGACGGCAAGGCGGTAGGTGACGGTGAAGCGCTCGACGGGCCGGCAGAGGACAAGACCTCAATTGTGGGCGACACCCCGACCAAGCCGTTTGGCGGTGGCGAGGACATTGCCTGGGCTCCTGACGGTTCCGCAGTCTATTTCGTTGCCCGCGAAGCCGGTAAGTCCGAGCCCCTCTCGACCAATCTCGACATCTACCGCGCTGACCTCAATGGCGGTGGGCCGACCAACCTCACCGCTGGCAACGCGGCAACTGACACCAGCCCTGTGCCTTCACCCGACGGCAAGTACCTCGCCTACCTCGCGATGGAGCGCCCGACCTACGAGGCGGACAAGCTCACCATCATGCTGCGCGACCTTCGCAGCGGCACAACCCGCGCGCTGACCCTGGACTTCGACCGCAGCTTTGGGTCGCTGGCATGGACGCCGGACAGCAAGTGGATCGTCGCCACCGCGCAGGACGTGCTCGATACGCCGGCCTTCCGGGTCGACCCGAAAAGCGGCAAGGTCGAGAAGCTCGACCTGATGGCCGGCAATGAAGCACATATCGGCAATGTGATCCCGCTCGCCGGAGGCCGCTTGCTCTTCACCCGCGATTCGATCGGGGCGCCGGCGGAACTGTTCCTGTCGAGCAAGTGGCAGCAGGCCAAGCCGCTGACGCAGGTCGCTTCGGGCAAGGTCGGGGCGCTGGCCTCCACCGTCACCACGCGCTTCAACTTTGCCGGCGCGAATGGCGACACCGTGTGGGGCCAGATTACCAAGCTGGAGAACCACGACGGTCCGATGCCGGCGATCCTTTATATCCACGGCGGCCCGCAGGGTTCGTTCAACGATGGCTGGTCAAGTCGGTGGAACCCGCGCGTATTGGCCAGCCAGGGCTATGCGGTGATCTCGGTCGATTTCCACGGGAGCACCGGGTACGGGCAGGCCTTCACCGACGCGATCAACAAGGACTGGGGCGGCAAGCCGCTGGAAGACCTGCAGAAAGGCCTCGCTGCCGCGCTCGAACTCGATGCCCAGATCGACGGTGATCGGGCTTGCGCCATGGGTGCCAGCTACGGCGGCTACATGGTCAACTGGATTGCCGGCAACTGGCCTGAACGCTTCAAGTGCATCGTGCAGCATGACGGCCTGTTCGACATGCGCAGCTTCTATTACACCACCGAGGAACTGTGGTTTCCGCGCTGGGATTTCGGCGGTTCCTACGAGGAATCAAAAGAACTCTACGAGAAATGGAACCCGGTGAACCACGTCGACAAGTGGCAGACGCCGATGTTGGTCGTGACGGGTGAGAAGGACTTCCGCGTCCCCTACACCCAGGGCATTGCCAGCTTCACCGCCTTGCAGGAACGCGGGATCCCGTCGCAACTGCTGGTATTCCCGGGAGAGAACCACTGGGTGCTTGGTGCGAAGAATTCGCTGCAATGGCACGACACGGTGTTCGCGTGGCTGGAACGCTGGCTGGGCGAGTCGCCGGAAGAGTGA
- a CDS encoding DUF2497 domain-containing protein: MRQQGEASVEEILESIKKVIARDNRAGAMEARRRRESETEELPEPADDNQAEEILELDADAMVDDLDADDAGDAAGEADDSPLLTNAVRDSMRDNLAALAMLAEPGAKPQIVRSGETSLEGMVREMLRPMLAEWLDKNLPPMVEQMVRDEIARIAGKKG, from the coding sequence ATGCGCCAGCAGGGCGAAGCCTCGGTCGAGGAAATTCTCGAATCGATCAAGAAAGTCATCGCGCGCGACAACCGCGCCGGTGCGATGGAGGCACGCCGCCGTCGCGAAAGCGAAACGGAAGAGCTGCCGGAACCTGCCGATGACAACCAGGCGGAAGAGATACTCGAGCTCGATGCCGACGCAATGGTGGACGATCTCGACGCGGACGATGCTGGCGACGCAGCCGGCGAAGCAGACGATTCCCCGCTGCTCACCAATGCCGTGCGTGATTCGATGCGCGACAACCTCGCCGCTCTCGCCATGCTGGCCGAACCGGGTGCCAAGCCCCAGATCGTCCGTTCGGGGGAGACCTCGCTCGAAGGCATGGTGCGCGAAATGCTGCGCCCGATGCTGGCCGAGTGGCTGGACAAGAACCTGCCGCCGATGGTCGAGCAGATGGTGCGCGACGAGATTGCCCGTATCGCCGGCAAGAAGGGCTAA